TTCATCCTGGGGCTGCCGCTCACGTACGCGATCCAGCTGCAGCTGCTTGGCGGCATCTGGATCATTCAGACGCTGCCCGCCATCGTGCTCGGTCTCTACACGCGCATGCTCGACTACCGCGGCCTGCTGGTCGGCTGGGCAGTCGGCATCGGCACCGGCACGTGGATGGCCATTTCGCTCAAGCTCGCAGGCTCGATCTTCACGATCCACCTGTTCGGCATGGCGATTCCGGGCTACGCCGCGGTGTGGTCGCTGATCGTGAACCTCGTGGTCTCGATCGTCGTGTCGGCGCTCGTGCATCTGGTTGGCATGCAGAAGAGCCAGGACCGCACGCGTCCGGAAGACTATCTCGACGTCGTCGAGGGCTGATCCGCTCAGCTGATTCGCTTAGGACAGTCCGGCCCGGCGCATGCCGCCGGGCCGGACTTGCCGAAAATGCCCGCAACACTTAGTTGCGGGCATTTGTTCTTCTGGTGCACGATGGCGGCTGTTCCGGCTCTCGTCCAGCCCGCGCCATGGCCCCATCCGAAACCGAATCCCGCTCGCGGTCCGCGCACAGCGGCGCACGCCGCCTGGGCCCGCCGCGCCGCCGGTCGCGCCTTGCGCGCATGTGGCGTGCGCTGACGTCGCCGTACTACCGCTACCGCAACGCCAAACTAATACACAGCGTGCGCGTGGGCCTCGCGATGCTCGCCTCGATTCTCGCGACCTCGGGCATCGATATTCCGCACGGCATTTGGGCGTCGGTTACGCTGCTCGTCGTCATTGGCGGGCTGCAGCATCAAGGCAACATCCGCAAGAAGGCCGCCGAGCGTGCGCTCGGCACGATGCTGGGCGCCGTGATCGGGCTCGTGCTCATCGTCGTGCAGGCCATCACGGGCTCCGTGCCGCTCACCTACGTGCTGATGTCGCTCGTTGCCGCCGTGTGCGGGTACTACGCCATTGGCAAGCCGGGCTACGTCGCGCTGCTTGCCGCCATCACCATGTGCATCGTCGCGGGGCACGGCGACAACCTCATCGACACGGGCCTCTGGCGTACGCTCAATGTGATTCTCGGCATCGTCATCGCGCTCGTGTTTTCGTTCGCCTTGCCGCTGCACGCCACGTATTCGTGGCGCTACAGCCTCGCCGACAATCTGCGCGAATGCGCGCGCGTGTATGCGCAGGTGGCGAGCGGCGTGCACGTCGATGCCGACGAGCAGGTGCAGACGTTCATGCGCCTGAACGCTCGGCTCGTGCAACTGCGCGCGCTGATGCCTTCCGTGGCCAAGGAAATCGATGTGCCGCTCGCGCGGCTCGAGCAGGTGCAGCGTCTGCATCGCTCGCTGCTGAGTGCGCTGGAAATGCTCTGCACAGGCACGGGCAGCTACGAGCAGTCGCTCGTGCGCGAGGCGTTCGCAGAGCGCAGCGAAACCGTGCGCAGGGCGCTGCTCGCCACGGCGCGGGCGCTGCGGTTTGGCGGCGGACGCCACCCGGAGGCGGCGCAGCAGGCGCTGCGCACGGTTGCGACACAAGTCGATGGAAGTGGCGACGGCGATACGGCAGGCGAGGCTGTCGACGAAGGACCGCCAGCGCCGCCGCAGGGTTGCCCCGAGCCGCAGATGCAGGGGCCGTACTGGCTCAGCCTGCGTGTGGAGGAGCAGGTGGAGCGCCTGCGCGCGCTCCTGCTCGAGACCGAGCCGCGCTGGAACATCGAGCGCGCCGCGACGCACCGCATGGTGTGACGCCGGGCGCGCAGCGGTTGCTGTGGCGGTAGATCAGGCCGCTTGCTCGTGCGGCGCCGAGACCATCCACGGCACGCCGAACTTGTCGGTCAGCATGCCGAAGCCAGGCGACCAGAAGGTCTTCGCAAACGGCATCGTGACCGTGCCGCCTTTGGCCAGCGCGTTGAAGTAACGCTCGGCCGTGGCGATGTCGGGGCCGGTTAGCGAGACGCCGAAGCCGAGGAACTTGTCGTTCTGCGTCATGCAGCCGCCGTCGGACACCATGATTTGCGCGTCGCCGATCTGGAGCGTCGCGTGCATGATCTTTTCGGCGAATTCGGGCGCCATCGGGCGGGCGGGGTCCGGCGGCGCTTCCTTGAAGCGCATCTTGATCACTTCCTTCGCGCCGAGCGCTTCGCCATAGAATGCGATCGCTTCGTCGCACGTGCCGGGGTAAAAGAGATAGGGCTGGATTTGCATCGTCGGTTTCCTTGCGGACGGGACGTTGGCCGGCCTGTTTTCGTGCGCGGGTAGGCACGGGGCCGGATCATGCGGCGGGTTGCGCCGCTGCCCTGATTCTAGGCGCGCGCCGGGGCTCTACCGAGCGATGTGTCGTCAGGGTTTGCGAGAGCGCAGACAGGAACGGACGTTGCTCGCCGTGCGCAAAAGAAAAGGCCGCACATGCGGCATGTGCGGCCCTTGATCATCGATCGCTCGATGCGCTCCGCATGGAGCGCCGGCGCGTTACTTCGCGCGCAGTTCCTCGATCATCTTTTCGAGCTTGATCGCATCGGCGGCGAATGCGCGGATGCCTTCCGCCAGCTTCTCCGTCGCCATGGCGTCTTCGTTGAGCTGGAAGCGGAACGACGGCTCGTCCACGGCCACACGCTCGATCTTCGCGTCCTTGAACGCTTCCGGCGACAGCTTGCGCTCGACCTTCTCGGTGCTGTCCTGGAGCTTTTGCAGCAGGTCCGGGCTGATGGTGAGCAGGTCGCAGCCGGCCAGTTCGACGATCTGGCTCGTGTTGCGGAAGCTCGCGCCCATCACTTCGGTCTTGTGGCCGAACTTCTTGTAGTACGCGTAGATCTTGCGCACCGACTGCACGCCCGGGTCGTTCGCGCCGCCGTCCTTGGCGTCGTCCCAGTCTGCGCCCTTGGCCTTCTTGTACCAGTCGTAGATGCGGCCCACGAACGGCGAGATGAGCTGCGCGCCGGCCTCGGCGCACGCGGCGGCTTGCGCGAGCGAGAAGAGCAGCGTCATGTTGCAGTGGATGCCGTCCTTTTGCAGCACTTCGGCGGCGCGAATGCCTTCCCAGGTGGAGGCGAGCTTGATCAGCACGCGCTCGCGGCCGATGCCGGCCTGCTTGTACAGGTCGATGATGTGGTGGGCCTTGTCGATCGACTTTTTCGTGTCGAACGAGAGGCGCGCATCGACTTCGGTCGAGACGCGGCCCGGAATGATCTTGAGGATTTCGGTGCCGAACGCGATCAGCAGATGGTCGATGATCGACTCGAGCGATTCGCTCGCGTGATCGCGCACGGTTTTTTCGAGCAGCGGACGGTACTCGGCTTTCTGGACCGCCTTGAGGATCAGCGACGGGTTGGTCGTCGCGTCCTGCGGCTTGTACTGCACGAATTGCTGGAAGTCGCCCGTATCGGCGACGACGGTGGTGTACTGCTTGAGCTGGTCGAGTGCGGTAGTCATGTCAGGCCTTGTGGGCGCGTGCGCGCCTGCATCGGTGAGAGTTGAACGGCCGGTGCGCTTCAGGCGTGAACCTGGGGCGCGCCGGGCGGAACGCGAAAAGGCGCTGCGCCGTTGCGGCCCGGCGCGCGAGTCGGCGGGCGGCCGCGCGGGCAGGCGGATCAGGCGCATTGGCCGCGCGTCTGGGCGCGGCTTACTTGACCATTTTATGGCGGAAACGCCTGGCGTTGCGTTTTCACGCGCGCCGCGCGTTCAGCACGAACTGCGTGATCACGCCCGCCACGAGCCCCCAGAACGCCGCGCCGATGGAAAGCAACGTGAGCCCGGATGCCGTCACCATGAAGGTGATGAGCGCAGCTTCACGCTCTTTGGGGTTCTGCATGGCGTTGGTGAGGCCGCTCATGATCGAGCCGAACAGCGCGAGCGCCGCGATCGAGACCACGAGCGCCTGCGGGAATGCCGCGAACAGCGCCGCGATGGTCGCGCCGAAGGTGCCGGCGATCAGATAGAAAATGCCGCACCACACGGCTGCCATATAGCGCTTCGTGCGGTCTTCGTGGGCGTGCGGGCCGGTGCAGATCGCCGCGGTAATGGCGGCGAGATTCACGCCGTGCGAACCGAACGGCGCGAGCACGAGCGAGGCGAGGCCCGTGGTCGCGATGAGCGGCGAGGAGGGCGCGGCCGTGTGGTCGTAGCCGTCGGCGCGCAGCACGGCGATGCCGGGCACGTTCTGCGAGGCCATCGCCACGACGAAAAGCGGAATGCCGATGCTCACCACCGCCGTGAGCGAGAACGCCGGCATCGTGAACACGGGCTTGGCCACTGCCACGCGGAAATGGCTGAAGTCGAGCAGACCGAGCACGGCGGCGGCGGCGATGCCGATCACGAGCGTCGCGACGATCGCATAGCGCGGCACGACGCGTTTCACGATCAGGTAGCCGAAGAACATCGTGAGCACGAGCGGCGTCTGCACCTGCGCGGCGTGGAAGATCTCGATGCCGATCTCGAACAGGATGCCCGCCAGCAGCGCCGCCGCGATGCCCGCGGGAATGCGCTTCATGAGGGTGTCGAACCAGCCGGTGAGACCCACGGCCGTGAGCAGCACGGCGCACACGATATAGGCGCCGATCGCCTCGGCATACGGCACATGCGGCAGCGAGCTGATGAGGAGCGCCGCGCCGGGCGTGGACCACGCGACCACGATGGGCGCGCGAAACCACAGCGACAGGCCGATGGTCGTCAACGCCATGCCGATGGAAAGCGCCCAGATCCACGAGGAAATCTGCGCATCGGAAAGATGCGCGGCCTGACCGGCCTGGAACATCAGCACGAGCGAGCTGGTGTAGCCGGTCATCATCGCGACGAAGCCGGCCACGATCGTGGCGACCGAGGTATCGGCGAAGGGCCGCAGCGGGCCTGGCCTGAACGTCGCGGGCAGCTCAGGGGAGGAGGGGGCGGTCATGCGGGTGGTCTCCAGATTTTGCGTAGGTATGACGGCATCGGGCGGCGCGGCCTGGTGGAACACTCAGGCACGCGCCGCCTCGAAAAAGCGGAAAAGGGCGGGAGTGCGGGCGCCTATTTGTTCAGCACGCGCATGGCCGTTTCGAGCCCGGCGACGGTGAGCGGATACATGCGGTGGCCGAGAATCTCGCGGATGATCGACACCGACTGGCGGTACTCCCATAGTCGCTCGGGCTCGGGGTTGAGCCAGGCGAAATGGGGGAACTGGTCGGCGAGTCGGCGCAGCCACACGGCGCCCGCTTCGGGGTTGTTGTATTCGACCGAGCCGCCCGGCTGCAGCACCTCGTACGGGCTCATGGTGGCGTCGCCCACGAAGATCAGCTTGTAGTCGGGCGTGAACTTGTGCAGCAGGTCCCACGTGGGCGTGCGCTCGGCGTGGCGGCGGCGATTGTTCTTCCACAGGTAGTCGTACACGCAGTTGTGGAAGTAGTAGAACTCCAGGTGCTTGAATTCGGCTTTTGCCGCCGAAAACAGCTCTTCCGTGCGCTTGATGTGATCGTCCATCGAACCGCCCACGTCGAGCAGCATCAGCACTTTCACGTTGTTGTGGCGCTCCGGCACCATCTTGAGATCGAGCCAGCCCGCGTTCGCGGCGGTGCTGCGGATCGTGTCGCCGAGGTCCAGTTCTTCGGCGGCGCCTTCGCGCGCGAAGCGGCGCAGACGGCGCAGCGCGACCTTGATGTTGCGTGTGCCGATTTCGACCTGGTCGTCGTAGTCGCGATAGGCGCGCGCGTCCCACACTTTCACGGCGCTGCGCTGGCCGCCTTCGCCGCCAATGCGGATGCCCTCGGGGTTGTAGCCGCCGTGGCCGAAGGGCGAGGTGCCGCCCGTGCCGATCCACTTGCTGCCGCCCTCGTGGCGCTCCTTCTGTTCCTCGAAGAGCTCCTTCAGGCGCTCCATGAGCTTGTCGAGCCCGCCCATGGCTTCGATCTGCGCGCGCTGCTCGGGCGTGAAGTCGCGCTCCAGACGCTTCTTGAGCCAGTCTTCGGGAATCTCGAAGGCGAGTTCGGACTTCTTCTCGATGCCGCGGAAATACGCGCCGAACGCCTGATCGAAGCGATCGAAGTATTGCTCGTCTTTCACGAGCGTCATGCGCGCGAGGTAGTAGAAGTCGTCGAGCGAGGGCGCGATCACGCGCGCCTTGAGCGCTTCGACGAGCGTGAGGTACTCCTTCACGGAAACCGGCAGCTTCGCGTCGCGCAGCGTGTAGAAGAAGTCGATCAGCATGCGGTGTCTCCGGCTTGCTCGCGCGGGGTCCTGGTCAACGGTTGTGGCGGTTCATGTAGATGAGGCGCTCGAACAGCGTCATGTCCTGCTCGTTCTTGAGCAGCGCGCCAGCAAGCGGCGGCATGGACTTCGAGCCGTCGGCCGCGCGCAGCGCCGAGGGCGGAATCTCTTCCGCGAGCAGGAGCTTGAGCCAGTCGAGCAGTTCGGACGTGGACGGCTTTTTCTTCAGGCCCGCGACGTTGCGCAGTTCGAAGAAGCTTTCCATCGCCGCGTTGAGCAGTTCCTTGCGGATGCCCGGATAGTGCACCTCGACGATGCGCTGCATCGTGGCCGGATCGGGAAAGCTGATGTAGTGGAAGAAACAGCGGCGCAGGAAAG
The Paraburkholderia acidiphila genome window above contains:
- a CDS encoding benzoate/H(+) symporter BenE family transporter, which codes for MTAPSSPELPATFRPGPLRPFADTSVATIVAGFVAMMTGYTSSLVLMFQAGQAAHLSDAQISSWIWALSIGMALTTIGLSLWFRAPIVVAWSTPGAALLISSLPHVPYAEAIGAYIVCAVLLTAVGLTGWFDTLMKRIPAGIAAALLAGILFEIGIEIFHAAQVQTPLVLTMFFGYLIVKRVVPRYAIVATLVIGIAAAAVLGLLDFSHFRVAVAKPVFTMPAFSLTAVVSIGIPLFVVAMASQNVPGIAVLRADGYDHTAAPSSPLIATTGLASLVLAPFGSHGVNLAAITAAICTGPHAHEDRTKRYMAAVWCGIFYLIAGTFGATIAALFAAFPQALVVSIAALALFGSIMSGLTNAMQNPKEREAALITFMVTASGLTLLSIGAAFWGLVAGVITQFVLNARRA
- the tal gene encoding transaldolase, which gives rise to MTTALDQLKQYTTVVADTGDFQQFVQYKPQDATTNPSLILKAVQKAEYRPLLEKTVRDHASESLESIIDHLLIAFGTEILKIIPGRVSTEVDARLSFDTKKSIDKAHHIIDLYKQAGIGRERVLIKLASTWEGIRAAEVLQKDGIHCNMTLLFSLAQAAACAEAGAQLISPFVGRIYDWYKKAKGADWDDAKDGGANDPGVQSVRKIYAYYKKFGHKTEVMGASFRNTSQIVELAGCDLLTISPDLLQKLQDSTEKVERKLSPEAFKDAKIERVAVDEPSFRFQLNEDAMATEKLAEGIRAFAADAIKLEKMIEELRAK
- a CDS encoding vWA domain-containing protein, which produces MLIDFFYTLRDAKLPVSVKEYLTLVEALKARVIAPSLDDFYYLARMTLVKDEQYFDRFDQAFGAYFRGIEKKSELAFEIPEDWLKKRLERDFTPEQRAQIEAMGGLDKLMERLKELFEEQKERHEGGSKWIGTGGTSPFGHGGYNPEGIRIGGEGGQRSAVKVWDARAYRDYDDQVEIGTRNIKVALRRLRRFAREGAAEELDLGDTIRSTAANAGWLDLKMVPERHNNVKVLMLLDVGGSMDDHIKRTEELFSAAKAEFKHLEFYYFHNCVYDYLWKNNRRRHAERTPTWDLLHKFTPDYKLIFVGDATMSPYEVLQPGGSVEYNNPEAGAVWLRRLADQFPHFAWLNPEPERLWEYRQSVSIIREILGHRMYPLTVAGLETAMRVLNK
- a CDS encoding VOC family protein; the encoded protein is MQIQPYLFYPGTCDEAIAFYGEALGAKEVIKMRFKEAPPDPARPMAPEFAEKIMHATLQIGDAQIMVSDGGCMTQNDKFLGFGVSLTGPDIATAERYFNALAKGGTVTMPFAKTFWSPGFGMLTDKFGVPWMVSAPHEQAA
- a CDS encoding FUSC family protein, with protein sequence MWRALTSPYYRYRNAKLIHSVRVGLAMLASILATSGIDIPHGIWASVTLLVVIGGLQHQGNIRKKAAERALGTMLGAVIGLVLIVVQAITGSVPLTYVLMSLVAAVCGYYAIGKPGYVALLAAITMCIVAGHGDNLIDTGLWRTLNVILGIVIALVFSFALPLHATYSWRYSLADNLRECARVYAQVASGVHVDADEQVQTFMRLNARLVQLRALMPSVAKEIDVPLARLEQVQRLHRSLLSALEMLCTGTGSYEQSLVREAFAERSETVRRALLATARALRFGGGRHPEAAQQALRTVATQVDGSGDGDTAGEAVDEGPPAPPQGCPEPQMQGPYWLSLRVEEQVERLRALLLETEPRWNIERAATHRMV